Part of the Lolium rigidum isolate FL_2022 chromosome 6, APGP_CSIRO_Lrig_0.1, whole genome shotgun sequence genome, tcttgaagatgtcatgaaaaagttggaggtcatagagaaagatcttccaagtattgagactaaattgggaatattacttaatagcactgataaacttgataaatctctaggtgaaattaatgagagaattgctgttttaggaacttgtgctactcatgataatcgaacccataggattagtgaacttgaaaaagctatgggaaccttgggttcaactttttcttctcttaagtttaaggagaaagcttatgtgggtaaggagcaaaaattcatgtatgcctctaaagtgcctaagccaaaaaactattataggcctaaaattgacaaagcccttagcaccactatggatgatggaacatctaagataccaattgatgttgatgctacgtctcttgataatacttgattcacactttctgcgcctagctgaaaggcgttaaagaaaagcgcttatgggagacaacccattattttacttctgcactttgttttatatttgagtcttggaagttgtttactactgtagcaacctctctttatctttattttattgcattgttgtgccaagtaaagtatttgatagtaaagtcaatactagatttggattactgcgcagaaacagatttcttgatgtcacgaatttcgacctgcctctctataggtagctcagaaaaatctgccaatttacgtgcgtgatcctcagatatgtacgcaactttcattcaatttgggcattttcatttgagcaagtctggtgcctcaataaaattcatctttacagactgttctattttgacagattctgccttttatttcgcattgcctcttttgctatgttggatggatttctttgttccattaatgtccagtagctttgtgcaatgtccagaagtgttaagaatgattatgtcacctctgaatatatgaattatgcactgaccatctaatgagtttgttttgagtttggtgtggaggaagttttcaagggtcaagagaggaggatgatacaatatgatcaagaagagtgaaaggtcaaagcttggggatgcccccgtggttcatccctgaatattttaagaagacccaagcgtctaagcttggggatgcccaaggcatcccttcttcatcaacaacttatcaggtcacctctagtgaaactatatttttattccgtcacatcttatgtgctttacttggagcgtctgtttgcttttgtttttgtttttgtttttatttgaataagatcggatcctagcattctttgtttgggagagagacacgctccgctgtttcgtatgaacacatgtgttcttagctttatctttaatgttcattgcgaaagttggactatttcattcattgttacatggttggaaacggaaaatgccgcatgtggtaaatggtttaatgtcttgaataatgtgatacttggcaattgttgtgctcatatagatcatgtttaagctcttgcatcatgtaccttgtactcattaatgaataactacatagagcttgttaaaatttggtttgcatgattgatctctagagtctagatattttctggttaaggtgtttgaacaacaaggagacaatgtaaagtattataatagttacaatatgttcatatgtgagctttgttgcaccttttatacttgagtttgcttcaaacaaccttgctagcctagccttgtattgagaggaattcttctcatgcatccaaatccttgagccaaccactatgccatttgtgtccaccatacctacctactacatggtatttctccgccattccaaagtacattacttgagtgctacctttaaaattctattctttgtatttacaatatatagctcatgggacaaaatagccttaaaaactatcgtggtgaagaatatgtacttatgtgtcttatttcttaataagttgcttgttgagcggtaaccatgtttctggggacgccatcaactttacctttgttgaatatcatgtgagttgctatacatgttcgtcttgtcttaagtaagggagattttcatgatcaaatggtttgagtatgcataatgttagagaagaacattgggccgctaactaaagccatgattcatggtggaagtttcagtttggacaatcaatcctcaatctcttatgagaaaattaattgttgttgaatgcttatgcattaaagaggagtccattatcacgttgtctatgttgtcccggtatggatgtctaagttgagaataatcaaaagcgagaaatccaatgcgagctttctccttagacctttgtacgaggcggcatagaggtacccctttgtgacacttggttgaaacatatgctatgcaatgataatccgtgttaatccaagctaattaggacaaggtgcgagcactattagtatactatgcatgaggcttgcaacttataagatatcttatacataacacatatgctttattactaccgttgacaaaattgtttcttgttttcaaaatgaaaagctctagcacaaaaatagtaatccatgcttccctctgcgaagggccattcttctactttattgttgagtcagtttgcctattctttctatcccagaagcaaacacttgcgtcaactgtgtgtattgattcttacatgtttacctattgcacttgttatattactttgtgttgacaattatccatgagatatacatgttgaagttgaaagcaaccgctgaaacttacatcttcctttgtgttgcttcaatgcctttactttgaatttattgctttatgagtaactcttatgcaagtcttattgatgcttgtcttgaaagtattattcatgaaaagtctttgctatatgattcatttgtttactcattatcttcatcattgcttcgaatcgctgcattcatctcatatgctttacaatagtatgatcaagattatgatagcatgtcacttcagaaattatctttgttattgtttacctactcgagggcgagcaggaactaagcttggggatgcttgatacgtcccaaacgtatctataatttcttatgttccatgctactttattgatgatactcacatgttttatacacattatatgtcattattatgcattttacggcactaacctattgacgagatgccgaagagccgattgatgtttttcgctgtttttggtttcgaaatcctagtaaggaaatattctcggaattggacgaaatcaacgcccagggtcctatttttccacgaagcttccagaagaccgaaagggaaacgaagtggggccacgaggtggccacacactagggcggcgcggcctgggccttggccgcgccggcctattgtgtggggccctcgtgtggccccctgacctgcccttccgcctacttaaagccttagtCGATaataaccccagtaccgagagccacgatacggaaaaccttccagagacgccgccgccgccaatcccatcttgggggattcaggagatcgcctccgacaccctgccagagaggggaatcatctcccggaggtctcttcatcgccatgatcgcctccggatcgatgtgtgagtagtccacccctggactatgggtccatagcagtagctagatggttgtgttctcctcattgtgctatcatgttagatcttgtgagctgcctatcatgatcaagatcatctatttgtaatgctacatgttgtgtttgttgggatccgatgaatattgaatactatgtcaagttgattatcaatctatcatatatgttatttatgttcttgcatgctctccgttgctagtagaggctcggccaagttgatacttgtgactccaagagggagtatttatgctcgatagtgggttcatgcctccattaaatgcgggacgagtgacgagaaagttctaaggttgtggatgtctttgtttccactagggataaaacatcgatgctttgtctaaggatatttgtgttgattacattacgcaccatacttaatgcaattgtctgttgtttacaacttaatgctggaggggttcggatgataacctgaaggtggactttttaggcatagatccatgctttggatagcggtctatgtactttgtcgtaatgccactgattaaatctcatagtactcatcatgatatatgtatgtgcattgttatgccttctttatttgtcaattgcccaagcgtaatttgttcacccaacatactgtttatcttatgggagacaccactagtgatctgtggaccccggtcctattctttacatccgaaatacaatctactgcaattgttctttcttgttcttcgcaaacaatcatcatcatccacactatacatctaatcctttgttttcagcaagccggtgagattgacaacctcactgttacgttggggcaaagtactgtgattgtgttgtgcaggttccacgttggcgccggaatccctggtgttgcgccgcactacactccgccgctatcaatcttcaacgtgcttcttggctcctactggttcgataaccttggtttcttactgagggaaaacttgctgctgtgcgcatcataccttcctcttggggttcccaacggacgtgttaactacgcgcaatcaggtCCTTCTACTGCTTGTTGGCGATGTGGAGCAACTGGGCCACCCGCTTCGTCTGGCGGCGCAACTCTTCGCCTTCAAGGCGGCTCAGCTCCTGTGCGGATGCTCTGGCCGCACCCACGTTCttctcgggggtgttgtagatgggccgcTCCAGGGAGACAGCCAGCGAGGGCTCGCTGTCGTGGTTGATCTCTGCACCGAGGGCGCCTCTCCAGCGGTGGATCTGGCCAGCTCGGCTGGGGCTTGTACTCGCGCGTGGTGATCTCCAGCTGGCGCTTGGTAGCCGCAACCTCTTCCGCTTGCTGAAGGAGAAGCAAACGGTGAGCCTCCAAGTCAGCCTCGATGGTGCTCGGGTCGGTGCCGACAGTGAGGGAGTGCTCAGCTTCGCCCTGGCCGCCTGCGGCGGAGGTGGTGGGCTGGATCTCGAGGCGCCGCCATCCGTCTTGGCGTTGGCGTTGCGCTCCGGCGCGGGGCCTGGTtgcgcgtggacttggtggtgTTCTCGTCGGTGGCCATGGCCTCCTGCACGACGCAGGGGCTGGCGAGGATGCTGCCGATGCCGGCTCCGGGAGGAGGGCTGGTGCAGCTCCACACGTGGTGCGGGTAGCGCGCGACGCGACGATGGCGACGTAGACGTGAAGCGCGCCGAAGGTGATGAcgttgccgccggcagggaagggctggtcggcgaagcagccagcgttgtcgctgacgcagtccaGCGAGCCGAACCTCTAgaccaagcctgaagcgactcgctcgcctgaGGGAAGGATGAGGCCCGTCCAGAAGGAAAATCCGGCCgcagacgctgaaggccccatggtgggcgccaaatgtcgtggtatcgtcacggcatatgccatgggGTGGCTTAAGTCAAGTGGTTCCGGCCTTGGCCTACGGTGgtctccggatgcgggtatgagcaCGTGTGACACAGCGACGTACCCATGTTCGGGGCCCtcgtatggaggtaacacctctactcctgctctaCAGATGTATATGATGTGTAGAcattacaatggtgctccttgagctgtggcCGGCTTGAGAGAGGGCTCGAGGTAGACGAAGGCCTCTCTCCCGAGCGGTTCTAAGTATGAAAGTAGAAGTGATTGATCGATCCCCCCAAAGGGGGGTGCTACTGAGGCTTATATAGTGCATGGAACATTACAGAGAAGTCCCTATGAGCTATGGCGCCGACTCCACCGGCTCCGGCTTGGTCGCATGGTCCCAAGGCGCCCGGGGCCCGGGGCCCCTCGGCTGCCGCCCGCGTCTTGTCCTTCCTGTCGCGGCTGGCAGGGACAGGACGGAGCGAGCGACGGGCCGTAGGCCGGATCTAGCCTCCAGCCATAGCCTGCGGCCCCTACGTAGCTCCGCCCGTAGCCTACACCGCCCCGATATGCCGGGCCATGATGGCCTATCACCACACGGATCCCTATTATATTGCTCTACAGTGTTCTGCGATCCGCGGGATTGCATGTCCTCGTGGACTTTGGCACCCGAATGACCTTTCCGGAGCCTTCTCGTGCAAGGATTGCCAACTCCTAGAGCCGGCCAGGGGAAAGATGAACCAAGCCGGATATGACATGCTGAAGCCGGCCCAGGCCATGCCAAGCCAGCGTAGACCTGGTTCCAGTCGGCCCCAAGGCGGCGGACCACGGCTCGAGTCGGCTGCTCCTCAGCTGGCCTTggccgcgggccagccggcccTAAGCCAACTGTTCCCGGTCATTTGCCATACCTAGGGTATTCCCCCCAACACCACCACTGTCCCTTCACCTCGCCTTCGCGGGTCCgggctttggatttcttggcagcGGCCTCATGGACCTTCTTCTCCATTCGCTCCTTTCCGGCAGTCTCGGCCGGATCGGTGGATGTGCCTTCGATGGTCTTGCCGGATCCTTGAGAAGGATCCAGTCGGACTGGTATTAGAGGTGGAGGGGCGGAGGCAAGAGGTGTTTCCATGATCGGCTCCGACTGAGGGGGAGGAGAAGAAGACATCTGCACAAGCAAGCTCGCGTAAGTTAAAGCTAGCTAGAAATTAGTTGGTTTGTTCGTTCATCTCTACGAGCTCCGATCAGTAAAAGATTGGAGTCGGAATTCTTACCGAAAATGGCGGACGCGGTGTTCGGAGCTGCCACCGGTGAGGTGGCGTAGTGGCTCGTCGGACTTAAAAACACGGCACGTCTGAGAAGCTCCGGCGAAGGTCCGACGCAACGGCGATGAGGGCTCGTAGGCGGCGCTTAACTGAGAGCGACGCGAGGGGGAGAATGAATGGATTAACCATGCAGTGGTGATATTTATAGCCTGGGaatgagattcgtgctccgcatcctgtggtaggcacgcaagcgtcgcgccgttggatgaatgACACGTGTCCTAAACCCTAGCAGTGAATTGGCCCATGGATTAAGTTACCATTGGAATTACCCGATATTGGAGCCTGGTTAGGTGAAACGATTTGATCCCCTTGGACGATCCATGAAACTCCGAGGTACTCAGAGTAATTTCTGTGATTTAAGTTATCCGGAGATCAATTTTGAAAATTTGGTCATATGGCAAATAAGCTGGAAAGGTATTCATGAAGTCGAAGTTCTTCAAGATTTCCAAGACTTCTGGGAAGCTAGTCGGAGATTTCAGAGGCTTGATCAAGGAGGAAGATATGGAGAACAtcggagaactccgggggctactattgtgggtatacttcatgggtgtaccatcgatagtgcctagatccggcaaacccgggtggcccatagatggtgatggtggcatacggcccatcgggcggcccaattgttgttgatcaagatggaagaagtCCAACCCAGCAACAAGGAGCTGGATTTGGTCTGACCTGCGCCATGAGTCGGATCCGGCAAGGCCCAtcaaggtagccggatccagtaccACATTTTAGGTAgtaggcggatccttgacatgcacaacaatgtaatattccgcagttaggcaagattgtattccagctaggactctccgtagaaaccccaGATCCTAGCGCCTTTATAAGACGGATCCCGGGAgctctagaggcacaaccacaactcattgtaacaacccgAAAGCGCCAagataattctagacaagcagcagtaggcactGCCTCCGAGCAACGTGTTCCGAAGTTGGGTAACCCGCGTACTACCGTCCCAatggctctccgccctatggcccctacttctcccccccccccccctacgtgaggatccctcctccggggtaccgtcgattaggcaacgtcaACCGGCGAAGTACGATAGTATCCTCTTTAGGAGtttcatgatctccatcattagtTCCCTCTTTATTTGGTGAAGTCACCACCGGAACAGTTTTCGGCGCTATGCCATTCACCATTTCAGGAAGATAAGGTTCAATAACCTCTTCGAGTTCTACCTTTCTTCCACTCACACCTTTTGATAGAAAATCATTCTCCAAAAAGGATCCATTTTTGGCAACTAAAACTTtgtcttcggatctgtgatagaaggtgTACCCAATTATTTCTTTAGGGAATCCCACGAAGACACATTTTTCCGCTTTGGATTCGAGTTTATCAGGTTGAAGTTTCTTCACATAAACACGACATCCGCAAAATTTTAGAAACGATAGTTAGGGTTGTTACCAAACCTTAATTCACACGGTgtagtttcaacggatttagatggtgcctatttaaagtgaatgcagctattTCTAGTGCATGACCCCAAAAAGAAAGTGGTAAATTTGTAAGGGACATCATAGACTGAATCATATCTAATAAAGTACGATTACGACGTTGGATAAACCATTACGCTATGGTTTTCCAACACGAGTGAGTTGTGAAACTATTCCACATTGTTTCATGCGTGTGCGTCAAACTCGTAACTAAGATACTCTCCTCCACGATCGGATTGTAAAAAAATGATCTTTTTGTTACAATGATTTTCCACTTCACTCTGTAATTTTTGTACGTTTCAGACTTGTGTTTCATCAATTAAATGTATCCATATCAACTTAAATCATCCATGAAAGTTATGAAGTGACGATATTCTCGGATTGTAAAAAAATGATCTTTTTGTTACAATGATTTTCCACTTCACTCTGCAATTTTTGTACGTTTTAAAAGTTTCAGACTTGTGTTTTATCAATTAAATATATCCGTATCAACTTAAATCATTCATGAAAATTATGAAGTGATGATATTCACCGCATGCTGACACACTTATTAGACCGCACacatcagtatgtatgatttTCAACAAGTCCGTCGCCCGCTCTATTGTACCAAAAAACAAGGTTCTAGTCATCTCGCCTATAATTCATGGTTCACTTGTCTTAAATGATTCATAATCAAGTGATTCCAGCAGTCCATCATAATGGGGCTTCTTCATGCAACATGTATCCAGCAATATCATCATTCAACTTAATTATTTTGGCATTCACACTATGAATGTGTGTATTATTACTATCAAGATTAaaaagaaataaaccattcttcttaggtgcataaccataaaagatattattcatataaatcgaGCAACCATTGTTCTCAGACtggatgaataaccgtcttgcattaaacacgaTCCAAATATAATGTTTATGCTCAAAGAAGCCACCAAATAATAATTATTAGGTTTCCATCTGCCCCTTctctgctacttttttttttttttgctctttcCATTGTTTTTCTCTTTTCAAAGCTGAGGAAGTGGCCTCTCCTGCAAGCAACACATGTCATTGCACTGCCATGTAGGCATCTGAACCTACGTGTTCTCTATGCAAGCTAGGACCATGCGCTGGCCATGCCCTATGGCTACATGCGGCTGATGGAAAGGGATGAAAATAATGTTGCAATGGAGAAGATAGGAAAATGTGTAGGACCAGGAGGAGGCGCTCGTGAGTGAGGCACAACCGGCCGATACGAGCGTTTTCCTTAGTTATACACTATATTGCACTAAACTAGCCTAAATATTGTGTATTAATTTGGTAAAGAAAATTGGTAACAAATGAaactcacattgcaccaacactaCATGTGACCAAAACTAACCCTACCATTTTGTTGGTCATGGCTGAACTTATCGCACTTGCTTGCAGGATTGCCAACAATTGTGTATGCCAATGCTTAAGGAATGACTTTTTCTAGTACACGGCATCATTCAGTTTCACTAAGTTTCTTTACTTTTCACAGAttctaaataaaacttgatgaTGCACATATGCATGAATTTCAAAGCACCAGATCGGCTAAAGCTCCCTAGCCAAGTCTACTTCACTTTGCTTGCCAACATTCGGCAACCTTTTTTTTTTACGGTAGGCAATCAGAATATTGGCTAGCCAAATTTTTGGTGAGCTCGGCTTGGACTCAAACCAAACACGCTCTACACATCCCCCACATGGCCATCTTTCTAAGTAACTTCAGCCATGGAAAGCAAAGCACGAAGCTCGCTCCCAAATGTCAATATCCTGCAAGACACTCCACCTTCCTGTGCAAAAGCTCTCTGTGCCCTGAGATATGCACATCTGCGTCCTTATTCCTGACTAGCTAGCTAGAGCAGTAGAGCTAGTGCATGACGTGATCGATGGCGGCACTAACCTCCCTGCAGAGGTCGAGGAAGCGGAGGTGCCCGTCCCACCCCATGCTCTCCGTCTCCccagccctcctctctctcctcttcaTCGTCCCCATCCTCTACCTCCTCCTCATCCACCGGTCCTCGTGCTCCCCGCTCTTCAGCCACCTCACGGCCGTCGGACGCTCATCGTCGAGCGTGAGCGGCTTCGCCGGAGACCTTCGCGACATCGAGTTCTCGTGGAACCACCTGCCGTTCACGTCGTCCCAGCCACCCCTGGCCAAGCTCAAGATCGCCGTGTTCTCTCGGAAGTGGCCCGTGGCCACGGCACCCGGTGGCATGGAGCGTCACGCGCACACGCTGCACACGGCGCTCGCGGCGCGGGGCCACCGCGTCCACGTGTtcacctcccctccgccgcatACGGAGGCGGCGCCGTCGCCCACCGCCGATGGGCCTCAGCTGCATTTCCTGGACGGCACCCCGGGCCAGTGGCGCTGTGACGAGGCGTGGAAGCTGTACGAGGCCGAGGGCGAGAACGATCCGTTCGACGTGATCCACTCGGAGAGCGTGGCGGTGTTCCACCGGTACGCGCGCGGGGTGCCCAACCTGGTGGTGACGTGGCACGGCATCTCCCTGGAGGCGCTGCACTCGGGCATATACCAGGACCTGGCCCGCGGCGAGGACGAGCCCATGTCGCCGGCGTTCAACCAGAGCCTGTCGGAGTCGGTGAGGCGGGTGCTGTCGGAGGTCCGCTTCTTCCGGAGCTACGCGCACCAGGTGGCCATCAGCGACTCCACTGGGGAGATGCTCCGCGACGTGTACCAGATCCCTGGCCGCCGCGTGCACGTGATCCTGAACGGCGTGGACGAGGCGCAGTTCACGCCGGACGCGCAGCTCGGCCGCGAGTTCCGGGAGGAGATCGACCTGCCCAAGAGCGCCGACCTGGTGCTGGGCGTGTCGGGCAGGCTCGTCAAGGACAAGGGCCACGCGCTGCTCTACGAGGCCTTCTCCAAGCTGGCGCTCCGCCACCCGAACGTGTACCTGCTCGTCGCCGGCAAGGGGCCGTGGGAGTCGCGGTACATGGACCTGGGGCGCAACGCCAAGGTGCTGGGCGCCGTGTCGCCGGGGAAGCTCAGGGCGTTCTACAACGCGCTGGACGTGTTCGTGGACCCGACGCTGCGCCCGCAGGGCCTGGACCTGACGCTCATGGAGGCGATGCAGTGCGGGAAGCCGGTGGTGGCCACGCGGTTCCCGAGCATCAAGGGCAGCGTCGTGGTGGACGACGAGTTCGGACACATGTTCGCGCCCAACGTGGAGTCGCTGCTTGAGAGCCTGGAGGCGGTGGTGAAGGACGGCGCCCGGCgcgcggcggagcgcggccgcgcGTGCAGGGAGTACGCCAAGTCTATGTTCGCGGCCACCAAGATGGCCCTGGCGTACGAGAGGCTCTTCCTCTGTGTCAAGAACGAGTCATTCTGTGGGTACCCCGCTGAGTTCGATTAGTTTTGTCAGCAATGCCTCCTTGTTCTTAATAATCATACGGATACGAATGTAGTACTAAGATTATACTGTATGATGTTTCTCTTTCGCCTTTTTTCCCCTTATGTAAGTTTACTCGGTTAAAAAAAATTGATGATTAACATCCCGAATCACTAAGAGGTAGTATCAACTTTAGGCTTACATATCTTCGTAACAAAGACTGCAACTGCGTATCTTGTAAACATTACTCCTTCTCTTTGATATGAGGGAGTACCTCGGTTCCAAAGTGGAGCGAAGGCGGTATAAGCGAAGCATTATATTATACTGGAAACATGTTTGCTGAAGTGCGTAGCACGGAAAGTTTCACAGCTTCTTAGAGCTGACGAATGCTTTTTTGGGAAGCAAAGCAAGAGAGCATTGCAGGGTTGACCCGCCTCCGTATATGTGGTGTGGATGTACAGCAGTTCGAGTGCTGGCTTCGAGGGAACGCTCCGGGATCGGTACCCTCTACCTCGTTCTCCTTCTTACGGCAACCCCTTCAGACTTTACTATAGTGATCTGAGACGACTTTCATACAGCTGCCGTCATGTTCAATTTTTCAGACACTGGAACTGGCAGCACTTTGGCACGAATCACCTGGATTCTCCATGCCGTACTCCTCACAACATGCTCGACAAGCAACGAAAATGACTATGAACTTGTCGAGCTACAGGAACTCCTAGACACATCAGCACGAGGCAAACAAACAATGAACTGGCCAAACACGATTAACTCATCACAGAAAACTTCGATTGAATCATCTCCACTAATCACAAACAGCATGAGATAAGGTCGCAGTTGAAGTGCTCTCTTTTCGACAAGAACAGCAGATGTACACAGCTAATCACATACTGCTCGTCGTCTTTGAGTACTATCAAAATATCTATACCAACGGAAAAAATTACAGTGGAACGAAAGAATCAGCATACATAAAAAATTTGGCACACCACTATGAGAAATGAGAATGAAATATTTTATACAGAAGAAtaagggggtgggggtgggggtgatGACGATGCCTCTGTCGAAGGTGGTTTATCCTCTGTCTCTGGTGCCTCGGTAGAAGGTGCATCCTTTGTAGCTTCTCCGGGAGTTACAGCAGGTGCATCAGTGCCACTGGAACCAGCtgccggagctggagctggagcaGCTGCAGCGTCAGGACTACTTGTTGGGTCTGTAACCAGAGCTTCTGTAGCTTCCACAGTACTATCAGGCGTTGCAGTAGCTTCTGCATTGCTGGTAGCTGCTGTAGCCTCCACATTGTCAGGAGCTGTTGTTGCCTCCACCTCATCGGTGCTCTGTGCCGGAGCAGGAGTGCCATTATCTGTTGGAGCTCCTTGAGCCACCGGAGCACCTTCAACAATTGGGGCACCTTGAACCACTGGGGCACCTTGACTCACTGGAGCACCTTGAACCATTGGGGTGCCTTGATTCATTGGAGTACCTTGAGCCATTGGGGTGCCTTGATTCATTGGAGTACCTGCTTGATTCATGGGAGCACCTGCTTGATTCATGGGAGCACCTATAGCTGCATTAGGAAGCCCAGGTTTTGCAATGGCCGCCTTTTTAATAACAATGGGAGCTGCAGATAGTGGCGGCATTCCAGGAGGAAGTATTTCAATTGGTggctttttctcggtttctcccaAACTAGTAAGCTTCGGGTCCTCAAGAGAAGCCAAGAATGCTGCGGCAGCATCGGTTTTCACGGTTGGTGTGTGATCCAGCTCCTTTTGTAGCACCTTGTTCCATGTTATGACTGAGCTCCTTAATGACGGGCGACCATGGGCCTAGAGAGTGGAAAAACCGTGTAAGGACTTGGCAACCATACTCATTGTCATTGGCCAAATAAAAAGGTGATGTCACATTTTTAGGAAACAGCAGGAGCAGAATGCATATTCACCAAAATATTTCATTATGGACAACTCGTTATGGTTGGTTTATCTCATAATCAATGATGTCACTATCAATCACATTAACTTCTTTGTAATGTATTTGCAcaaaaatacaaaatatataCCCCCAaccacaatgctttacaatattactccctccgtctcgtgaaacttgtctgagattttttcaaatttagatgtatctatatactagatagtgtctagatacatctaaattttgataaatccaaGACA contains:
- the LOC124660082 gene encoding D-inositol 3-phosphate glycosyltransferase 2-like — translated: MAALTSLQRSRKRRCPSHPMLSVSPALLSLLFIVPILYLLLIHRSSCSPLFSHLTAVGRSSSSVSGFAGDLRDIEFSWNHLPFTSSQPPLAKLKIAVFSRKWPVATAPGGMERHAHTLHTALAARGHRVHVFTSPPPHTEAAPSPTADGPQLHFLDGTPGQWRCDEAWKLYEAEGENDPFDVIHSESVAVFHRYARGVPNLVVTWHGISLEALHSGIYQDLARGEDEPMSPAFNQSLSESVRRVLSEVRFFRSYAHQVAISDSTGEMLRDVYQIPGRRVHVILNGVDEAQFTPDAQLGREFREEIDLPKSADLVLGVSGRLVKDKGHALLYEAFSKLALRHPNVYLLVAGKGPWESRYMDLGRNAKVLGAVSPGKLRAFYNALDVFVDPTLRPQGLDLTLMEAMQCGKPVVATRFPSIKGSVVVDDEFGHMFAPNVESLLESLEAVVKDGARRAAERGRACREYAKSMFAATKMALAYERLFLCVKNESFCGYPAEFD